A single Thermogemmatispora onikobensis DNA region contains:
- a CDS encoding sensor histidine kinase, with translation MSNEQDSAAADEVFEDDERRKLQSRQKSEKGDGLTLSDLPLARIAHELRAPLNRINGFLDLLLAAEASAFGRSEAPDGSELSQEARDYLQRARASSEQLYLSLENLLCWLRASSGQLRLSSNMVALEDLIEGAVEELEYSARLRHLRLEKRFAQELLTHYRKIRTDSQRARQILRNLLANALAYTPVGGRISLEATAATLPTGLVGLAISIADSGVGIRPEALPQIFEPFYRAEPPAGSEQLLEGSGAGLGLGLSVARLLVEQLGGTIAVQSTPGMGTTVSVTLPTLT, from the coding sequence ATGAGCAATGAGCAAGACAGCGCCGCAGCAGACGAGGTCTTCGAGGATGACGAGCGCAGGAAGCTCCAGAGTCGACAGAAGAGCGAAAAGGGTGACGGTCTCACCCTAAGCGATCTGCCCCTCGCGCGCATCGCCCACGAGCTACGGGCGCCCCTGAACCGCATCAACGGCTTTCTCGATCTGCTCCTCGCCGCTGAAGCAAGTGCCTTCGGAAGGAGCGAGGCCCCCGACGGGTCGGAACTCTCCCAAGAGGCGCGCGACTACCTCCAGCGCGCGCGTGCCAGCAGCGAGCAGCTCTATCTCTCGCTGGAAAACTTGCTCTGTTGGCTAAGAGCCAGCAGTGGCCAGCTACGCCTGAGCAGCAATATGGTGGCCCTGGAAGACCTCATAGAGGGCGCCGTCGAAGAACTGGAGTATAGCGCACGGCTGCGACACCTACGGCTAGAGAAGCGCTTCGCTCAGGAGCTACTGACCCACTACCGAAAGATACGAACCGACAGCCAGCGCGCGCGCCAGATTCTGCGCAACCTGCTGGCCAATGCCCTTGCCTATACCCCCGTTGGGGGACGGATCAGCCTGGAGGCCACGGCTGCCACGCTGCCCACTGGCCTGGTGGGCCTGGCCATCAGCATCGCCGATAGCGGCGTGGGTATCCGGCCCGAAGCCCTGCCACAGATCTTCGAACCTTTCTATCGAGCCGAGCCGCCGGCTGGCAGCGAGCAGCTTCTGGAGGGCAGCGGCGCCGGTCTGGGACTGGGACTAAGCGTCGCGCGCCTCCTGGTTGAGCAGCTCGGCGGGACGATCGCGGTGCAGTCTACACCTGGGATGGGCACCACCGTCAGCGTCACCTTGCCCACGCTGACATAA